The proteins below come from a single Arcobacter sp. F2176 genomic window:
- a CDS encoding phosphopantetheine-binding protein, producing the protein MSDLKYELKKLIIEECEKECEIEDIKDDDILFDPESALELDSMDALQISMALNKKYGIKTTDSKELRKIMVSINTLAKYIEEN; encoded by the coding sequence ATGAGTGATTTAAAATATGAATTAAAAAAGTTAATTATTGAAGAGTGTGAAAAGGAGTGTGAAATAGAAGATATCAAAGATGATGATATCTTATTTGATCCTGAGTCTGCATTAGAACTTGATTCAATGGATGCACTTCAAATATCTATGGCTTTAAATAAAAAGTATGGAATAAAAACAACAGACAGTAAAGAACTTAGAAAAATAATGGTTTCAATTAATACTTTAGCAAAATATATTGAAGAGAATTAA
- a CDS encoding beta-ketoacyl synthase N-terminal-like domain-containing protein, whose product MNKVYITGSSIISALGNNKDDSVKKIQEITDDNYFEYLKDNFQELKYYQIKKNFVSNEEKFYSILEEVVLKAIDDAKLSNEETKDLHIFLGSTSMSISIVEEQHLKYKNEQSKEEIRNIGYGEIGNFIENLISSKYKATIIQTACTSSANAICNASDLIKNNKIKKALVIGFEFFNYTTYRGFESLMLLSKSGEYKPFDINSDGLILGEACSAVILESERKEENDFEIVSSNSNFDNYSVTSSNPNGEVTLSCMEEALKKANLSIENLTCLKAHATGSENSNLSEVIAIDKLFKKYKKKTDVVILKPYIGHTLGACGTNEIVLLCESIKNAFLPKTINFYEKYNNIDFTPLLKSKQVYKATVLFHFIGFGGSNTSIVLSNES is encoded by the coding sequence ATGAATAAAGTTTATATAACAGGTTCATCAATTATTTCTGCACTTGGAAATAATAAAGATGATTCTGTTAAAAAAATCCAAGAAATTACAGATGATAATTATTTTGAATATTTAAAAGATAATTTTCAAGAATTAAAATATTATCAAATAAAGAAAAACTTCGTATCAAATGAAGAGAAGTTTTATTCAATATTAGAAGAAGTAGTACTAAAAGCAATAGACGATGCAAAGTTGTCAAATGAAGAAACAAAAGATTTACATATTTTTTTAGGTTCAACTTCAATGTCAATATCTATAGTAGAAGAACAACACTTAAAGTATAAAAATGAGCAATCAAAAGAAGAGATTAGAAATATTGGATATGGAGAAATTGGTAATTTTATTGAAAATTTAATTAGTTCAAAATATAAAGCAACAATAATCCAAACGGCTTGTACTTCAAGCGCAAATGCAATTTGTAATGCAAGCGATTTAATAAAAAATAATAAAATAAAAAAAGCTTTAGTCATAGGTTTTGAATTTTTTAATTATACGACTTATAGAGGCTTTGAATCTTTGATGCTTTTAAGCAAGTCAGGAGAATATAAACCCTTTGATATAAATAGTGATGGATTGATTTTAGGTGAGGCATGTTCTGCTGTTATCTTGGAATCAGAAAGAAAAGAAGAAAATGATTTTGAAATAGTATCATCAAATAGTAACTTTGATAATTATTCTGTAACAAGCTCTAATCCAAATGGAGAAGTGACACTCTCTTGTATGGAAGAAGCTTTAAAAAAAGCCAATTTATCAATAGAAAATCTCACCTGCTTAAAAGCACATGCAACAGGAAGTGAAAATTCAAATTTATCTGAAGTTATTGCTATTGATAAACTATTTAAAAAGTATAAGAAAAAAACCGATGTTGTGATTTTGAAACCTTATATTGGACATACTTTAGGTGCTTGTGGAACTAATGAAATTGTTTTATTATGTGAAAGTATTAAAAATGCTTTTTTACCAAAAACAATTAATTTCTATGAGAAGTATAATAATATAGATTTTACTCCTTTATTAAAAAGTAAGCAAGTATATAAAGCAACTGTACTTTTTCATTTTATAGGATTTGGTGGAAGTAATACTTCTATAGTTTTAAGTAATGAGAGCTAA
- a CDS encoding ABC transporter permease gives MFKYILKKEFLLIFRDIHALMVLFIMPALFILIMSLALKNTYSDNFESKLKVAVISSENSDIKEFVKELNKSKYFSASLVQNKSFDTLIYKENYDFIVNIDKNFKSKINSNVKDFEIKTFSKSSIKKEYFYILKNSIAEIISKSIMKDYFVKSKIDARTLSVLSDKINNTYIYKGNKPRLKPSSVQQSVPAWLVFSMFFILIPISNTFINEKNFGTISRIRSINVSLFPILIGKIIPYFLLNQIQVVIMILVGIFIVPLFGGDSLVISGNYLLIFCMSSTISFAAICFALFIANISKTTEEATSIGGVTNIVLAALGGIMVPKFVMPQFMQDISSYSPMSWGLEGLLEIFVRGGSFSDIKIYILYLVIFAITFLLLAYMILKKGNNQ, from the coding sequence ATGTTTAAATATATTTTAAAAAAAGAATTTTTACTGATATTTAGAGATATTCATGCCTTGATGGTATTATTTATTATGCCAGCACTTTTTATTTTAATAATGTCATTAGCTTTAAAAAATACCTATTCAGATAACTTTGAGTCAAAATTAAAAGTTGCAGTAATAAGTTCTGAAAATAGTGATATAAAAGAATTTGTAAAAGAGTTAAATAAAAGTAAATATTTTTCTGCAAGTTTGGTACAAAATAAATCTTTTGATACTTTAATATATAAAGAGAATTATGATTTTATTGTAAATATTGATAAAAATTTTAAATCAAAAATAAATAGCAATGTTAAAGATTTTGAGATAAAGACTTTTAGTAAATCAAGTATAAAAAAAGAGTATTTTTATATATTAAAAAATAGTATAGCAGAAATTATTTCAAAAAGTATTATGAAAGATTATTTTGTAAAATCAAAAATTGATGCTAGGACACTTTCAGTACTAAGTGATAAAATAAATAATACCTATATTTATAAAGGCAATAAACCAAGATTGAAACCAAGTTCAGTACAACAAAGTGTTCCAGCTTGGCTTGTTTTTTCTATGTTTTTTATTTTGATACCTATTTCAAATACTTTTATAAATGAGAAAAATTTTGGTACGATTTCAAGAATCAGAAGTATCAATGTATCTTTATTTCCAATACTAATTGGTAAAATTATCCCATATTTTCTTCTAAATCAAATTCAAGTTGTGATTATGATTTTAGTAGGGATATTTATTGTTCCTTTATTTGGTGGTGATTCTTTAGTCATAAGTGGGAATTATTTACTTATCTTTTGTATGAGTAGTACTATTTCTTTCGCTGCAATTTGTTTTGCTTTATTTATAGCAAATATTAGTAAAACAACAGAAGAAGCTACTTCTATTGGAGGAGTTACAAATATAGTTTTAGCAGCACTTGGAGGAATTATGGTTCCTAAATTTGTGATGCCACAATTTATGCAAGATATATCATCTTATTCTCCTATGTCTTGGGGGTTGGAAGGATTATTAGAAATTTTTGTTAGGGGTGGAAGTTTTAGTGACATAAAAATTTATATATTGTATTTGGTAATATTTGCTATAACATTTTTACTTTTAGCATACATGATATTAAAAAAAGGAAATAATCAATGA